In Kwoniella dejecticola CBS 10117 chromosome 4, complete sequence, one genomic interval encodes:
- a CDS encoding phosphoribosylformimino-5-aminoimidazole carboxamide ribotide isomerase: protein MATSSSSSSGPSKRHSQFRPCIDLHQGVVKQIVGGTLDLTSSGQGGVGPKENFVATHPPSYFANLYKNNGLTGGHIIKLGPNNDEAAKEALRTWEGGMQLGGGINEGNAQGWLDLGAEKIIVTSYLFPEGKFDESRLRGISQKVGKERLVVDISCRKREEGWIVAMNGWKTLTDMSVTQESIRLIETYCSELLIHAADVEGLCQGIDEELVTRLGEWVSIPTTYAGGAKDISDLALVDKLSNGKVDLTFGSSLDIFGGGGVKFDELVKVDRIAKDNSP, encoded by the exons ATggcgacttcttcctcctcttcctctggtcCTTCAAAGAGGCATTCACAATTCCGCCCTTGTATAGATCTGCATCAGGGGGTAGTCAAGCAGATCGTAGGCGGGAcacttgacttgacctcCTCTGGGCAAGGTGGAGTGGGTCCGAAAGAGAACTTCGTAGCTAC TCATCCGCCATCATACTTTGCGAACCTGTACAAAAACAACGGCCTGACAGGCGGACACATAATCAAGCTCGGCCCGAATAATGATGAAGCTGCGAAAGAAGCGCTGAGGACATGGGAGGGGGGTATGCAACTTGGAGGAGGGATCAATGAGGGTAACGCGCAGGGATGGTTGGATCTAGGTGCGGAGAAG ATCATAGTCACTAGCTACTTGTTTCCGGAGGGGAAATTCGACGAATCTCGCTTGAGGGGTATATCGCAGAAAGTGGGTAAGGAGAGATTGGTAGTGGACATAAG TTGcaggaaaagagaagaaggttgGATCGTAGCTATGAACGGGTGGAAGACATTGACCGACATGTCAGTGACTCAAG AGTCCATACGGCTGATAGAAACATACTGCTCCGAACTCTTGATACACGCTGCGGACGTAGAGGGGTTATGTCAAGGCATAGATGAAGAATTGGTGACTC GTCTCGGTGAATGGGTTAGTATACCGACCACCTACGCAGGAGGtgccaaag ATATATCGGACCTGGCCTTGGTGGATAAACTCTCAAACGGGAAAGTCGATTTGACTTTCGGCTCGTCTCTAGATATattcggaggaggtggagtCAAATTTGATGAGTTGGTTAAAGTGGATAGAATAGCTAAAGACAATTCTCCATAA
- a CDS encoding eukaryotic translation initiation factor 3 subunit D, giving the protein MALNFTLPHIQDNADGSWGPSTSALPAQFKDIPYAPFSKSDKITRVADWHDLPADAQGGRQRQGQPRRQGREAYGAAEGTVFGFVHDEDEKSFSLVDSGARTTNRTKGPIRAVRQLRGNAPARGGRGRGGGRGGFGGRGRGGARGGYGDWNKPQRTRDSSVTISPDWQVLEEIDFTRLAKLNLSVSEAEDLASYGTVQAYDRAFDRINTRNEKPLEILDRVRYNTSTSDDPVIAQLAEKKAAQIFATDSILSVLMTSPRSVNSWDIIFERKGDQLFLDKRESGPFDYITVNENAAEAPLDSDDQSNINSAGSLSLEATYINQNFSSQVIDAKSKSVTPKPNPFYSADIETEPLASTLYKYRKFDLSIEEDETFDLIVRTEADAYLGKKDTLITVKALNEFDPRAQGGSGKPLDWRKNLDTQKGAIVASEMKNNSAKLARWAVQSILVGAEYMKMGYISRANSKDAQRHVIVGVQSFKPNDFARQMNVSLTNGWGIVRTIADLLLKQPEGKYVLVKDPNSPQIKLYKVPDDAFDAADDGETIAESQIDEE; this is encoded by the exons ATGGCTCTCAACTTCACTCTTCCCCACATCCAAGATAATGCCGATGGCTCATGGGGTCCAAGCACGAGCGCCCTTCCCGCTCAGTTCAAGGA TATCCCTTACGCCCCCTTCTCAAAATCAGACAAAATCACCAGAGTAGCAGACTGGCATGACCTTCCCGCGGACGCTCAAGGTGGTCGACAGAGACAAGGTCAACCCCGAAGACAAGGTCGAGAAGCCTACGGAGCCGCCGAAGGGACTGTATTCGGTTTCGTgcatgacgaagacgagaaatcTTTCTCGCTCGTCGACTCGGGTGCTAGAACTACCAACAGGACTAAAGGCCCTATCAGAGCTGTAAGACAATTGAGGGGGAACGCACCTGctcgaggtggacgaggacgaggtggaggtagAGGTGGGTTCGGCGGAAGAGGTAGGGGTGGTGCTAGAGGTGGTTATGGTGATTGGAACAAG CCTCAAAGGACAAGAGACTCTAGTGTCACCATCAGCCCTGATTGGCAAGTTCTAGAGGAAATCGACTTCACTAGACTCGCCAAGTTGAACTTGAGCGTCTCTGAGGCGGAGGACTT GGCAAGCTATGGTACCGTCCAAGCCTACGACCGAGCCTTCGACCGAATCAACACCAGGAACGAAAAACCCCTCGAGATCCTCGATCGAGTCCGATACAACACCTCCACATCCGACGATCCAGTCATTGCCCAACtggccgagaagaaggccgcTCAGATCTTCGCTACCGATTCTATCTTGTCCGTATTGATGACTTCGCCCAGATCAGTCAACTCGTGGGACATAATCTTCGAGCGAAAGGGAGACCAATTATTCTTAGACAAGCGAGAATCAGGTCCTTTCGACTATATCACCGTCAACGAAAACGCTGCCGAGGCACCTCTCGATTCCGATGATCAATCCAATATCAACTCTGCTGGATCTTTATCCCTCGAAGCTACTTACATCAACCAAAACTTCAGCTCTCAAGTCATCGAtgccaaatccaaatccgTTACGCCTAAACCCAACCCCTTCTACTCTGCCGACATCGAGACTGAGCCCCTCGCTTCTACCTTGTACAAGTACAGGAAGTTCGATCTCTCcatcgaagaggacgagacGTTCGACCTTATTGTTAGAACTGAGGCTGATGCGTACTTGGGCAAGAAGGATACCTTGATAACCGTCAAGGCATTGAACGAATTCGATCCTAGAGCTCAGGGCGGTTCGGGCAAACCCCTTGACTGGAGGAAGAACTTGGATACTCAGAAGGGAGCTATCGTCGCTTctgagatgaagaacaacTCGGCCAAATTAGCCAGATGGGCTGTGCAATCTATCTTGGTCGGAGCCGAGTACATGAAAATGGG TTACATCTCTCGAGCCAACTCGAAAGACGCCCAAAGACACGTCATTGTTGGCGTGCAGTCCTTCAAGCCTAACGACTTCGCCAGACAGATGAACGTCTCCCTGACTAATGGTTGGGGTATCGTACGAACCATCGCCGATTTGTTACTCAAACAACCAGAGGGCAAATACGTTCTCGTCAAAGATCCCAACTCT CCTCAAATCAAGTTGTACAAGGTACCTGATGATGCCTTTGACGCTGCTGATGACGGAGAGACCATTGCCGAGTCTCAGATTGATGAGGAGTAA